A window of the Falco rusticolus isolate bFalRus1 chromosome 1, bFalRus1.pri, whole genome shotgun sequence genome harbors these coding sequences:
- the LEPROTL1 gene encoding leptin receptor overlapping transcript-like 1, which translates to MAGIKALISLSFGGAVGLMFLMLGCALPQYNQYWPLFVLFFYILSPIPYCIARRLVDDTDATSNACKELAIFLTTGIVVSAFGLPIVFARAELIYWGACALVLTGNTVIFATILGFFLVFGSNDDFSWQQW; encoded by the exons ATGGCCGGCATCAAAG CCTTGATTAGCCTGTCCTTTGGGGGAGCAGTCGGACTAATGTTCTTGATGCTTGGATGTGCCCTTCCGCAATACAA ccagTACTGGCCACtgtttgtattgtttttttACATCCTTTCTCCTATCCCGTACTGCATAGCAAGAAGATTAGTAGATGACACAGATGCTACAAGTAATGCCTGCAAGGAGCTAGCAATATTTCTTACAACAGGCATTGTTGTCTCAGCATTTGGGCTACCGATAGTGTTTGCGAGAGCAGAACTG ATTTACTGGGGCGCGTGTGCACTTGTTCTTACGGGGAATACAGTCATCTTTGCCACGATCCTAGGATTTTTCTTGGTCTTTGGCAGCAATGACGActtcagctggcagcagtggtgA